A window from Camelus dromedarius isolate mCamDro1 chromosome 9, mCamDro1.pat, whole genome shotgun sequence encodes these proteins:
- the CAPNS1 gene encoding calpain small subunit 1 — protein sequence MFLVNSFLKGGGGGGGGGGLGGGLGNVLGGLISGAGGGGGGGGGGGGGGGGGGGTAMRILGGVISAISEAAAQYNPEPPPPRTHYSNIEANESEEVRQFRRLFAQLAGDDMEVSATELMNILNKVVTRHPDLKTDGFGIDTCRSMVAVMDSDTTGKLGFEEFKYLWNNIKKWQSVYKQFDFDRSGTIGSSELPGAFEAAGFHLNEHLYNMIIRRYSDEAGNMDFDNFISCLVRLDAMFRAFKSLDKDGTGQIQVNIQEWLQLTMYS from the exons ATGTTCCTGGTTAACTCGTTCTTGAagggtggcggcggcggcgggggaggcgggggccTGGGCGGGGGCCTGGGGAATGTGCTTGGAGGCCTGATCAGCGGGGCCGGAGGAGGCGGCGGAGGAggtggaggcggcggcggcggcggtggtggtggtggcggaaCTGCCATGCGCATCCTGGGCGGGGTCATTAGCGCCATCAG TGAGGCGGCTGCGCAGTACAACCCAGAGCCCCCG ccccctCGCACCCATTACTCCAACATCGAAGCCAATGAGAGCGAGGAGGTCCGCCAGTTCCGGAGGCTCTTTGCCCAGCTGGCTGGAGAC GACATGGAGGTCAGTGCCACAGAACTCATGAATATTCTCAACAAAGTCGTGACCAGAC ATCCTGATCTGAAGACTGATGGTTTTGGCATCGACACGTGTCGCAGCATGGTGGCCGTGATGGAT AGTGACACGACTGGCAAGCTGGGTTTCGAGGAATTCAAGTACTTGTGGAACAACATCAAAAAGTGGCAG TCCGTATACAAACAGTTTGACTTTGACCGTTCAGGGACCATTGGCAGCAGTGAACTCCCAGGAGCCTTTGAGGCAGCAG GGTTCCACCTGAATGAGCATCTCTACAATATGATCATCCGACGCTACTCGGACGAGGCAGGGAACATGGATTTTGACAATTTCATCAGCTGCCTGGTCAGACTGGATGCCATGTTCC GTGCCTTCAAATCTCTTGACAAAGATGGTACTGGACAAATCCAGGTGAACATCCAGGAG TGGCTGCAGCTGACCATGTATTCCTGA
- the LOC105088079 gene encoding cytochrome c oxidase subunit 7A1, mitochondrial: MRALRVSQALVRSFSSTARKRFENRVPEKQKLFQEDNDLPVHLKGGATDNILYRVTMTLCLGGTLYSLYCLGWASFPHKK; encoded by the exons ATGAGGGCCCTGCGG gtCTCCCAGGCACTGGTACGCTCCTTTAGCTCTACCGCCCGGAAACGCTTTGAGAACCGAGTGCCTGAGAAACAGAAACTCTTCCAG GAGGACAATGACCTCCCTGTGCACTTGAAGGGCGGTGCGACCGACAACATCCTGTACCGAGTGACCATGACCCTGTGTCTGGGGG GCACTCTCTACAGCCTGTACTGTCTTGGCTGGGCCTCCTTCCCTCACAAGAAGTGA